The Kordia sp. SMS9 DNA window TTTGATGTATTATTAAATTATGATTGGGAATTGACCAAAAGTCCTGCAGGCGCGCATCAATGGGCACCAACAGCGGCATCCAATGCACGTGTTGCACCAAGAGCCGGCGATGCCAACTTGACGCAGGAATTGATGATGACTACCGCAGATATTGCACTAAAAACGGATCCTGAATATTTAAAAATTTCGAAGCGTTTTCACGAAGATCATGCTGCGTTTGAAGATGCTTTTGCACGTGCATGGTACAAGTTAACACACCGTGACATGGGACCAATTGATCGCTACTTAGGACCAGAAGTACCGCAAGAAGAATTAATCTGGCAAGATCCAATTCCAAAAGTAGATTATACATTAAGTGATGCTGATATTGAAAATTTACAAAAAATGATTTCAGTAGCAGGATTATCAGTTTCTGAATTGGTAAAAACTGCATGGGCTTCGGCTTCAACTTTTAGAGGTTCGGACATGCGTGGAGGTGCTAATGGAGCACGTATTCGCTTAGAGCCACAAAGAAGTTGGGAAGTTAATAACCCTGTAGAATTAAATAAAGTTTTAAATACTTTAGAAGGTATTCAGAAATCATTTAGTGGTACAGTTTCTATGGCAGACTTAATTGTCTTAGCAGGAAATACAGGTGTTGAGCAAGCAGCTAAAAATGCTGGTTTTGATGTAAAAGTACCTTTTACGCAAGGAAGAGGCGATGCTTCTCAGGAGCAAACAGATGTTGAATCATTCAATAATCTACAGCCTAGAGTAGACGGATTTAGAAATTATATCAAATCTGGTGTAAAAGTAGCGGCAGAAGATGCTTTGATAGATCGTGCTAACTTATTGACGTTATCCATTCCAGAAATGACAGTGTTGGTTGGTGGATTACGTGTCATGAATGCAAATTACAACGGAGCTAATCATGGCGTATTTACAGATACTGTGGGAAGTTTGACAAATGATTTCTTTGTAAATATATTGGATTTTGCGACCACTTGGCAAGCGACTGATGAAAGTGAACAAACTTTTGAAGGGCGCGACCGCAGAAATGGACAAATTAAATATATGGGTACACGTACTGACTTAATTTTTGGTTCGAATACAGAACTTAGAGCTGTAGCAGAAGTGTACGGAGCAAATGATGCTAAAGAAAAATTTGTACATGACTTTGTAGCTGCTTGGGCAAAGGTGATGGATTTAGATAGATTTGATTTAAAATAAGAACTTAAATTTTATTCATATTTAAAAAGAGCTGTCGGATACGATAGCTCTTTTTTTATAGTTGTAGTTTACACTTTAAACTGGTAATTAAAATTAAAGCCTTCAGAGTTCTATTTACGTGTGAATGTATCCATTCATACCAAAAGAGACTGATATTTCCGATGAACGATAGCTTTAAATTGTATATTTAAATTATTAATATTAAAAACCAAATTAGTATGTTAGAAAAATTCAAAACTCATGAAATTCAAAATCCTCAAATGATTTATGGAGGCGAAATAAAAACGAAAGTTAATACAGAACAAGATCTTGAATAATCTATGCAATTCTTTTACCTAAGGTTTCAATAAAGAATCTAGTACAAAAAAAAGGCCAATTCAAACGAAATGACCTTTTTTTGTTCTGTAGAATTGGTATTACGTGTCAATGGAACCCATAACACGTTGCATGAAACCGTTTAATGCTTCTTTTCTTGGCGTTCCTTCTTTTTCCATTTTATGAACTTCAATAGCGCCGTACATGTTGGAAATCAATTCGCCAATTACATCGAGTTCTTCATCTTTTAAGGATGAAACTTCCGTCATTGCTTCCAAGGTTTCAATTGTTTCTACGACATAATCTTCGTCATTTTCAGCAATAAATTCTACTAAGTGTTTAATTACAGGTAATTTCATCTAAAATTTAATTTTTATTCCCTTGCAAAAGAGAATCTTATACATAATGTACTATTTATGCAACTCCGTCTACCAATTCCTTTAAAACGTCAAACTTGTTTGTCTGTACTTGATTCACAAATTCACCATTTTTAAACGTAGCAAATGTCGGTAAGTTGTCTACGGTTGCTAATTTTCTTGATTGTGGAAATTTTTCTGCATCCGCGATGATAAAAGTAATGTCTTCCAGCTCTTTGGCAAGTTTTTTTACTTTAGGTTTCATGATGCGACAGTTTCCACACCAAGATGCAGAATATTGTACGACAACCGTATTGTGTTCAGCAACCAATTCTTGTAAATTATCTTGATCTAATTCTTTAACCATAGCTTTTTTATTTTTTAATTAAACGTTTGTCGCTAAATATTCAGCAACGCCGTCTCTGTTAGCATTCATTGCTTCTTTTCCTTCTTCCCAGTTTGCTGGACACACTTCTCCTTTTTCTTGCACGTGTGTGTATGCATCAATCAAACGGAGGTATTCGTTTACGTTTCTACCAACTGGCATGTGGTTGATTCCTTCGTGGAAAACAGTTCCTTCTTCGTCAATTAAATACGTAGCTCTGTACGTAACATTGTCACCTTCTACTTGAACCGTTCCCGTTTCTTCGTCGTATACTTCGTTTGTAATATCTAAAATGCCTAAAATGCTTGATAAATTACGGTTTGTATCTGCTAATAACGGATAGGTTACGCCTTCAATTCCGCCGTTATCTTTTTCTGTATTTAACCATGCAAAATGCACTTCTGGAGTATCACAAGAAGCACCAATTACAATGGTATTTCTTTTTTCAAATTCTTCCAAAGCTGCTTGAAAAGCATGCAATTCTGTTGGGCAAACAAATGTAAAATCTTTTGGATACCAGAACAATACTACTTTTTTCTTGTTGTTTACTGCTTCATCCAAAACATTTAATTTGAAAGTGTCTCCCATTTCGTTCATTGCATCTACATTCAAGTTTGGGAATTTTTTGCCTACTAAAGCCATATTAATTTATGTTTAAAAGTTAATGTTATTAATTGCGGCAAAAGTAACTAGACAAGAGCTACTTTTCAAGGAATAAAATTTTAAAATCTTATCAAGCAATAGAGATTGTTTATACCAATAAAAAGAGCGTATCAATGAATTCTATAAAATAGAAAAAGCCTTAAATTTACAGTGTATTCAAGGCTTTTTTATAGATTTTTTTTCAATTAGGCAGCTTTGGTAGCTAACTGTTTGATTTTGATTTTGAAAGCAGCAAATAAAAGTGTGGTAAATGGACTTAAATAGTTAAAAAAGGCATATCCAGCATACGAAAACGTATCAACATTTAATACACTTGATTGATATGCTCCGCAGGTATTCCAAGGAATTAAAACTGACGTCACCGTTCCAGAATCTTCTAAGGTTCTACTTAAATTTTCGGGCGCTAAGCCTTTATCTTCAAACGCTTTTCTATACATTCTACCAGGAATTACAATGGCTAAATATTGATCGGATGCTAAAACGTTCAATCCAACACAACTAATTACAGTACTTGCAAAAAGTCCAAAAATGGTGTCAAATAAATTCAATACAGATTTACTTATTCGTGATAAGGCTCCGATGGCATCCATCACACCTCCAAAAACCATCGCACAAACAATGAGCCATATAGTTCCCAGCATTCCACTCATTCCACCAGAACTAAAGAGATCATTCAATTCTGCACTTTGCGTTTCAATAGCAGTGTCTATGGTCATTGCATTCATGATGCCTTTGTAGGCGTTGTTGAAGGTTAAACTGTCGCCACCACCAATACTTGTTACGATTTCGGGTTGAAATATCACAGCGAAAATTCCGCCTAAAAGCGTTCCTATTAATAAGGCTACTAATGGTGGTGTTTTCTTCACAATTAGGAAAATTACCGCAAGTGGCACTAAAAATAACCAAGGAGAAATATTGAATGAAGCTGATATAGAAGCTAACATTTCGCTTGTGTCTGCTGTTCCTGAAACATCTAAAGACAGACTTATAATGATAAAGATAATTAGTGTTACAATAATTGTTGGTACTGTGGTGTACGTCATGTATTTTATGTGTGAAAACAACTCGCCGCCAGCCATTGCTGGTGCTAAATTTGTGGTATCACTCAATGGTGACATTTTATCTCCAAAATACGCTCCTGAAATTACCGCACCAGCAGTCATTCCTGCGTGAATCCCTAATGCATTTCCAATACCAATTAAAGCAATACCAACCGTAGCAGAAGTGGTCCAACTACTTCCTGTCGCAATAGAAATGATGGCACAAATAACCACGCAAGCAGGCAAAAATATGGTTGGATTTAGTATTTGCAATCCATAATATATCATAGAAGGAATAATTCCGCTAATGAGCCAAGTTCCTGCTAACGATCCTACAAAAAGAAGAATTAACAAAGCGCCTGTGGTCGATTTTACGTTTTCAGCGACTTCATCCAGCATTTGTTTGTACGATACCTTATTGTAAAACCCAACAATAGCAGCCACAGCAGCACCTAGCAATAGTATAAATTGATTACTTCCGCTTAAAGCATCATCTCCAAAAGCAAATTTTACATTATAAAATAACATGCCAACTAAAGCAATTACAGGAATTAATGCTTCCCATATATTTAATTCTTTATTTTCTATAATGTTTTCATCTTGTGGTTCTCGAGGCTTAATATCTTGACTTTGCATAGTAGTTTTGGTGTAGTTATTTTTCTTAGCGTAATGTTACGATTTTGTAAACTAGTATGCAAATCATTTTGGTTGCGTACCTTTGCAAACTTATAATTGGTTTAATTTATGGATTCGTTAACGCAAATTGTATTGGGTGCTGCCTGTGGAGAAGCTGCCATGGGAAAAAAGATCGGAAATAAAGCATTGCTTTTTGGCGCGATTGGCGGAACCATTCCCGATTTAGATGTGTTTTTAGGAAACCTCTTCTACAGCAACAAAATTGACGCCATGTTATTTCATAGAGGATTTATGCATTCGATGCTCTTTGCAATTTTAGCAGCTTTTTTGGTTGGATTTTTAGTGTTTAAACTATACGATAAAGGCAAGCGAAAAGGCACAACCACTCGAAAAGATTGGACGTGGCTGTTTTTTCTATCTATCTTTACGCATCCGCTTTTAGACTGCTTTACAGGATACGGAACGCAGCTATTTTTACCATTTAGCGATTATCGAGTGGCGTTTAGTAATATATCCGTGGCTGATCCTGCGTATACACTTCCTTTTCTAATTTGTTTGATTGTATTGATGTTTTACAAACGAAGAAGTCCGAAACGAAAACTGTGGTTAAAACTCGGTGTAGGAATCAGTTCTGTGTATATGTTATTCACGATTGGTAATAAATTTTATATCAATTCCGTTTTTGAAAAATCATTGGCTGTACAAGGAATTGACTATCAGCGGTACAATACAGAAGCCAGCATTTTAAATAATATTTTGTGGTATGGAATTGCCGAAACTGAAACCGACTTTCATGTGGCTTTTTATTCACTGTTTGATACGAAAGATGTGTTTACAGATTGGAAAACGATTCCTAAAAATCATGAATTACTCCCTAAAACCAATTCAGATTTGGCATGTTTGGCATGGTTTAGCAACAATTATTATATGATTGAAAAAAATGAAGATGGCACGTTTACGTACAGCGATTTGCGCTATCCGTCTGTAAATACAGGTGATGGGAAACCAGTTGTATTTTCATTTAAGATCTTTAAAGATGGCGATCGACTCAATATGAAACCATTTCAAGGCCCAAGATTTGATGAAGATACTTCTTTGAGTGACGTTTTTGGAATTTTTTGGAAACGGATTAAAGGGAAATAGTATTTTGGTATACTATTTCTTTACTTTCGTGAGCACTTATCAACTATAATCTCCATACAAATGACTCACACATGTTCCACAGACGCTTCTTCCAATTTCGGCTAACTTTTTTCGTGTGAATGTTTCTGTCTGACATGCAAAATGGTGCTTAATGGTTTGATTGTAGCGCATTTTACCACAAACCGACATGGTTTCTGTGAAGCATTCGCCAGCATCGTCTTTTTTGGATTTGAACACGTGCAATTGTCCCGTACTATTTTCTTTTAGTGTGTAAAGTTGCGTATCACTCATAAATTTTGGTTAATGTACCCGTTGTGCTTGAAAATTTAAAGTTACTTAACACAAGCGCATGCCGATCTATGATATATTCTCACGAAAGTGAAAAAAAGAAAAAACACAGCAACAATTTATATATTCTTTTCACTAAATTTTGTCCATATACAAGTGACTCACGCAAGTTGTACACACATCACGCCCAATTTTGGCACATTGTGTACGCGCTCTATCTTCGGGTTGACAAGAAAAAATAGTTCGAGAATCCTCTTCAAGATCCATTTGTCCGCAAACGGACTTTTGCTGTGCTTGACATTCATTTTGATCAGTTGGATTTGCTAAAAAGAGGTGCAATTCTCCATTTGATCTTCGCTCTCGTAATATGTAAACATTTTTACGCATACAGTAAATTCTAGTATTAGTTCTATTTGGGAGTCAATAATAACTAAAACCAGCCAGTAAAAATTACGGGAATCCGTAATCAGGGATAATTTTCTTATAAATTAGGTATAACTACTTAGGTGATTTCTTTTGTATTTGTAAGTATAAAAATGAAAAGGAACATCCAAATAGGCGTTCCTTTTCTCATAATTAAACTAAACTTTGAAAACTATACCATTACTGGCTTCAGGATATTCAATTGTTTCATGCATTCGCACATAATTGTATACGTGCGTTGAATGTCGTGATCCAATCCCACAGAAAAACGAATTAAGCCGTCAGTTAAGCCCATTTCGACTTGTTCTTCTTCGGGAATTTCGGAGGATGTTGAAGTACCTGGAGCACTGAATAGTGTCTTATAAAAACCCAGACTTACAGCCAAATAGCCTAAGTTTTTTTGTTGCATTAATTCCATTAAATCGTTGGCTTTGTCTATACTGCCAACATCAATTGTTAGCATACCGCCAAAACCATATTCCGTATTCATCATACTTTTAAAAATTTCATGCGACGGATGTGATGGCAATCCTGGATACACCGTTTTTAAACCATCAGCTTCAAACATTGTAGCTAAATACATGGCGTTTGCACTGTGTTGCTTCATGCGAATGTGTAATGTGCGTAAATTTTTCAAAACAGAAGCCGAGCGCAAACTGTCCATCGTAGCACCCAACAACATGCTTGCGCCATCATTTACATTGCGCAATTGATCAATAAAAGCTTGTGTTCCACATACAACGCCACCAACAGTATCACTAGCGCCGTTGATGAATTTTGTCAAACTATGAATGACAACATCTGCGCCTAATGTTGCAGGTGCAATTGATAATGGCGAAAAGGTATTGTCAACCACTAATTGTAAATTGTACTTCTTTGCCAATTTTGCCAAAGCGGCAATATCAGCAACTTCCAACAACGGATTGCTGACAGCTTCACAATACAATACTTTTGTTTTGGGAGTAATGGCAGCTTCTACCAAATCCAGTTTTGTCATATCTACAAATGAAGTTTCAATCTGAAATCGCGGCGTGAAATTTTTCAAAAAAGCATACGTGCCTCCGTAAATTGTTCTGCTAGACACGATATGATCGCCACTTTTACATAATTGCAAAATTACAGGTGTAATAGCGCCCATTCCTGAAGCAGAAACATTGGCGGTTTCGGTACCTTCCATTGCGGCTAACGCTTCCCCTAAATACAAATTGCTTGGCGAAGTATGTCTTGAATACAAATAGCAACCATCGGCATTGCCTTCAAACGTATCAAACATCGTTTTTGCCGAAAGAAATGTATAGGTAGAAGCATCAGAAATGGAAGGATTTACACCTCCAAATTCGCCAAAATATTGTAAATCTTGAATGTTATTTGCGGGATTAAATTTCATGAGATTGCTTTTTTAATTCAAATCAAAGTTGCTGCGATTGTGAA harbors:
- the katG gene encoding catalase/peroxidase HPI, with the translated sequence MSDESKCPFGHGTDTFSAAKRKTAGGGTTNRDWWPNELKLNILRQHGNNPNPMGKDFDYAAAFNSIDYAELKQDVINVMTDSQDWWPADYGHYGPFMIRMAWHSAGTYRVGDGRGGAGTGTHRFAPLNSWPDNGNLDKARLLLWPVKQKYGRKISWADLMILAGNCALESMGFKTFGFAGGREDVWEPEQDIYWGMENEWLGNEERYETGELEDQLGAVHMGLIYVNPEGPNGEPNPMKSAHDIRVTFKRMAMNDEETVALVAGGHTFGKAHGAANPDEFVGPEPHGAKIEEMSTGWKNTFGSGVLDDAITSGIEGPWTPNPTTWDADYFDVLLNYDWELTKSPAGAHQWAPTAASNARVAPRAGDANLTQELMMTTADIALKTDPEYLKISKRFHEDHAAFEDAFARAWYKLTHRDMGPIDRYLGPEVPQEELIWQDPIPKVDYTLSDADIENLQKMISVAGLSVSELVKTAWASASTFRGSDMRGGANGARIRLEPQRSWEVNNPVELNKVLNTLEGIQKSFSGTVSMADLIVLAGNTGVEQAAKNAGFDVKVPFTQGRGDASQEQTDVESFNNLQPRVDGFRNYIKSGVKVAAEDALIDRANLLTLSIPEMTVLVGGLRVMNANYNGANHGVFTDTVGSLTNDFFVNILDFATTWQATDESEQTFEGRDRRNGQIKYMGTRTDLIFGSNTELRAVAEVYGANDAKEKFVHDFVAAWAKVMDLDRFDLK
- the nhaC gene encoding Na+/H+ antiporter NhaC, with translation MQSQDIKPREPQDENIIENKELNIWEALIPVIALVGMLFYNVKFAFGDDALSGSNQFILLLGAAVAAIVGFYNKVSYKQMLDEVAENVKSTTGALLILLFVGSLAGTWLISGIIPSMIYYGLQILNPTIFLPACVVICAIISIATGSSWTTSATVGIALIGIGNALGIHAGMTAGAVISGAYFGDKMSPLSDTTNLAPAMAGGELFSHIKYMTYTTVPTIIVTLIIFIIISLSLDVSGTADTSEMLASISASFNISPWLFLVPLAVIFLIVKKTPPLVALLIGTLLGGIFAVIFQPEIVTSIGGGDSLTFNNAYKGIMNAMTIDTAIETQSAELNDLFSSGGMSGMLGTIWLIVCAMVFGGVMDAIGALSRISKSVLNLFDTIFGLFASTVISCVGLNVLASDQYLAIVIPGRMYRKAFEDKGLAPENLSRTLEDSGTVTSVLIPWNTCGAYQSSVLNVDTFSYAGYAFFNYLSPFTTLLFAAFKIKIKQLATKAA
- a CDS encoding co-chaperone YbbN, with amino-acid sequence MVKELDQDNLQELVAEHNTVVVQYSASWCGNCRIMKPKVKKLAKELEDITFIIADAEKFPQSRKLATVDNLPTFATFKNGEFVNQVQTNKFDVLKELVDGVA
- a CDS encoding metal-dependent hydrolase, encoding MDSLTQIVLGAACGEAAMGKKIGNKALLFGAIGGTIPDLDVFLGNLFYSNKIDAMLFHRGFMHSMLFAILAAFLVGFLVFKLYDKGKRKGTTTRKDWTWLFFLSIFTHPLLDCFTGYGTQLFLPFSDYRVAFSNISVADPAYTLPFLICLIVLMFYKRRSPKRKLWLKLGVGISSVYMLFTIGNKFYINSVFEKSLAVQGIDYQRYNTEASILNNILWYGIAETETDFHVAFYSLFDTKDVFTDWKTIPKNHELLPKTNSDLACLAWFSNNYYMIEKNEDGTFTYSDLRYPSVNTGDGKPVVFSFKIFKDGDRLNMKPFQGPRFDEDTSLSDVFGIFWKRIKGK
- a CDS encoding aminotransferase class I/II-fold pyridoxal phosphate-dependent enzyme, which translates into the protein MKFNPANNIQDLQYFGEFGGVNPSISDASTYTFLSAKTMFDTFEGNADGCYLYSRHTSPSNLYLGEALAAMEGTETANVSASGMGAITPVILQLCKSGDHIVSSRTIYGGTYAFLKNFTPRFQIETSFVDMTKLDLVEAAITPKTKVLYCEAVSNPLLEVADIAALAKLAKKYNLQLVVDNTFSPLSIAPATLGADVVIHSLTKFINGASDTVGGVVCGTQAFIDQLRNVNDGASMLLGATMDSLRSASVLKNLRTLHIRMKQHSANAMYLATMFEADGLKTVYPGLPSHPSHEIFKSMMNTEYGFGGMLTIDVGSIDKANDLMELMQQKNLGYLAVSLGFYKTLFSAPGTSTSSEIPEEEQVEMGLTDGLIRFSVGLDHDIQRTYTIMCECMKQLNILKPVMV
- a CDS encoding peroxiredoxin; the protein is MALVGKKFPNLNVDAMNEMGDTFKLNVLDEAVNNKKKVVLFWYPKDFTFVCPTELHAFQAALEEFEKRNTIVIGASCDTPEVHFAWLNTEKDNGGIEGVTYPLLADTNRNLSSILGILDITNEVYDEETGTVQVEGDNVTYRATYLIDEEGTVFHEGINHMPVGRNVNEYLRLIDAYTHVQEKGEVCPANWEEGKEAMNANRDGVAEYLATNV